The Paenibacillus uliginis N3/975 genome has a window encoding:
- a CDS encoding metallophosphoesterase has translation MKNYPDLTEVSDQKVGDKPPYTLTRRQFLKVGTSVLIGAGLAAGGYASLLEPKMLEVNRITLHQKRLPEAFDGMKIAHFSDLHLGFQTDAKDAKKIVSAINRERPDLICFTGDMVDGPVDAMVEAVDPFSALKAPLGVLSIVGNHDFDDVKRLILLQEKAGFTVLRNEHVLLKRNGGHMAVAGLDDQLIGSPDPDKALKGIPEKMYTLLMMHEPDYADWAAQYHFDLQLSGHSHGGQIRLPWIGEVITPPGSKKYVKGLYTIGNSRMSLYVNRGIGTTRLPFRFLCKPELTILTLRKSRI, from the coding sequence ATGAAAAATTATCCGGACCTCACGGAAGTTTCGGATCAAAAGGTTGGGGACAAGCCTCCTTACACCTTAACCCGGCGGCAGTTTCTAAAGGTGGGTACATCTGTCCTGATTGGAGCGGGACTTGCAGCTGGGGGCTACGCTTCGCTGCTTGAGCCCAAAATGCTTGAGGTCAATAGGATTACGCTGCATCAGAAACGGCTGCCAGAAGCTTTTGACGGGATGAAAATTGCTCATTTCAGCGACCTTCATTTAGGGTTCCAGACGGATGCCAAAGATGCGAAAAAAATAGTGAGTGCCATCAACCGGGAACGTCCTGATCTGATCTGTTTTACTGGTGATATGGTAGACGGTCCGGTAGATGCCATGGTAGAAGCTGTCGATCCATTCTCTGCGCTAAAGGCACCTCTGGGTGTGCTGTCCATTGTGGGGAACCATGATTTTGACGATGTGAAACGGCTCATTTTGCTTCAGGAAAAAGCGGGGTTTACTGTGCTGCGCAACGAACATGTGCTGTTGAAACGAAATGGCGGACACATGGCTGTCGCCGGGTTGGATGACCAGTTGATAGGATCACCTGATCCAGATAAGGCGCTGAAGGGAATCCCGGAGAAGATGTACACCTTGCTCATGATGCACGAGCCGGATTATGCCGATTGGGCAGCCCAGTATCACTTTGATCTGCAGCTGTCCGGTCACAGCCATGGTGGGCAGATCCGTCTGCCGTGGATCGGGGAGGTTATTACACCCCCAGGCTCTAAAAAGTACGTCAAGGGACTGTATACGATAGGAAACTCACGCATGTCACTCTATGTAAACAGAGGGATCGGAACGACCCGCCTGCCTTTCCGGTTTCTGTGTAAGCCGGAGCTTACAATCTTAACTTTGAGAAAAAGTAGGATATAA
- a CDS encoding histidinol-phosphatase: protein MKFDLHTHHFRCGHADGNIREYVEAAIGAGLKVIGISDHTPYFGSPEEQPFPFIAMGKAEIANYVNEVLQLKQEYEGKIDVLLGIESDFFPEHAESYRQALSLYPFDYIIGSVHQVSGVSIFNKNRWKGFTPKQKIAEKEEYFSLIRQSAQSGMFQILGHIDAMKGNYPSFSDILTEDALEETLKVIAECGVAIEINTSGKTKMSGGWYPSNEILERAHYHGVEVTFGSDAHKPSRVGEDFEEVAAVLKDIGFTEWVYYKQKRKVTVPL from the coding sequence ATGAAATTCGATCTGCACACTCACCATTTCCGCTGCGGACATGCAGACGGAAACATCAGGGAATACGTTGAGGCAGCAATTGGTGCCGGCCTTAAGGTCATTGGTATATCAGACCACACTCCTTATTTCGGGAGCCCAGAAGAACAGCCCTTTCCTTTCATTGCCATGGGTAAAGCTGAGATCGCCAATTATGTGAACGAAGTTCTTCAATTGAAGCAAGAGTACGAGGGGAAAATCGATGTGCTTCTGGGAATTGAATCGGATTTTTTCCCTGAGCATGCAGAATCATACCGTCAAGCCCTTTCCCTCTATCCTTTCGACTACATCATTGGCTCTGTCCATCAGGTGAGCGGTGTCAGTATTTTCAACAAGAATCGTTGGAAAGGATTTACGCCAAAGCAAAAGATAGCCGAAAAAGAGGAGTATTTCTCACTCATTCGTCAATCGGCCCAGAGCGGCATGTTCCAGATTCTTGGACATATCGATGCCATGAAAGGTAACTATCCATCGTTTTCGGACATTTTGACTGAAGATGCGCTAGAAGAAACCCTTAAGGTGATTGCGGAATGTGGAGTCGCTATTGAGATCAACACCTCAGGCAAAACAAAAATGTCCGGTGGCTGGTATCCTTCCAATGAAATATTAGAACGGGCACATTACCATGGTGTCGAGGTTACATTTGGATCAGACGCCCATAAGCCTTCCAGGGTAGGGGAAGATTTCGAAGAAGTTGCTGCCGTACTGAAAGATATCGGTTTTACAGAGTGGGTATATTACAAACAGAAGCGGAAGGTGACCGTGCCTCTTTAA
- a CDS encoding LysR family transcriptional regulator: MNISQLETLITISKTMSFRKAGELLNLTQPAVSAQIKSLEDEFKTVLVDRSQPVTLTDRGQVFVEHAEHILRIVDELKQRLADLDQTPQGHIRLGTTTSIAIQILPRVLSYFQDQFPYIKTTIQSMASSQIYHSVENNLIDIGIGYLIERNPNVNSSILFYDSFELVVSPQHPLAKSRKAGIEVLGQTPLILLTQDTVGRRFADDVMKSHGVNPQVVMELSSSEEIKRMVEINLGAAIISKQSVSTELRNGTLQIVPLTELEVSHPVGVIYKSGRYVSSAMRQFISDLKGMPETQFISSE; the protein is encoded by the coding sequence ATGAACATTAGCCAATTGGAAACACTCATCACCATCTCCAAAACAATGAGCTTTCGAAAAGCGGGGGAATTGCTTAATTTGACCCAGCCAGCCGTTTCGGCCCAAATCAAAAGTCTCGAAGATGAATTCAAAACCGTGCTTGTTGACCGCAGTCAGCCTGTAACACTGACGGACCGGGGTCAGGTGTTCGTAGAACACGCAGAACATATCCTCAGAATCGTAGACGAACTGAAGCAAAGGTTGGCCGACCTGGACCAGACCCCCCAAGGGCATATCCGGCTCGGAACCACAACTTCGATTGCGATTCAGATTTTGCCGAGAGTGCTGTCTTATTTTCAGGATCAGTTTCCATATATCAAAACAACGATTCAGTCCATGGCCTCTTCGCAAATTTATCACAGCGTTGAGAACAACCTGATCGACATCGGGATCGGGTACCTAATCGAACGGAACCCCAACGTAAACTCTTCCATTCTTTTTTATGACTCTTTTGAATTGGTCGTATCTCCACAGCATCCTCTGGCCAAATCAAGAAAAGCCGGTATCGAAGTGCTCGGTCAGACTCCTTTAATCCTGCTAACTCAAGATACTGTGGGTCGCAGATTTGCCGATGATGTCATGAAATCACATGGAGTGAATCCTCAAGTTGTCATGGAGCTGTCAAGCAGCGAGGAGATTAAGCGGATGGTCGAGATCAATCTCGGCGCCGCCATTATATCCAAGCAATCCGTGTCTACAGAGCTTCGGAACGGAACGCTTCAAATCGTTCCTCTTACGGAGCTAGAAGTCAGCCATCCCGTTGGTGTCATTTATAAGAGTGGAAGATACGTCAGTTCGGCTATGCGTCAATTTATTAGTGATTTGAAGGGGATGCCAGAAACCCAGTTCATCAGTAGCGAATGA
- a CDS encoding chemotaxis protein CheX, which yields MKAEVINPFLESACHVIEQVIQVSPSTGSLGVKEISLIDNHIWIQIGMTGQMSGDIVFGLQEQVALRMVSVMMGGYILTEMDEMGQSAISELGNMISGNASTILSNQGVNVDISPPKVIRSVNVTQFARKKALSIPLMMDGIGELDIQVMIS from the coding sequence ATGAAAGCGGAAGTCATCAATCCTTTTTTAGAATCCGCATGTCACGTCATTGAGCAGGTCATACAGGTTTCACCTTCCACGGGCAGTCTCGGGGTTAAGGAGATTTCGTTAATCGATAATCATATATGGATTCAGATTGGCATGACGGGTCAAATGAGCGGTGATATTGTGTTTGGACTGCAGGAGCAAGTTGCCCTGCGTATGGTTTCTGTAATGATGGGCGGATATATACTGACGGAAATGGACGAGATGGGGCAGAGTGCGATTTCGGAACTTGGTAACATGATCAGCGGCAATGCGAGCACGATTTTATCTAATCAAGGGGTAAATGTGGACATTTCTCCTCCAAAGGTCATCAGATCGGTGAATGTAACCCAGTTTGCCCGAAAAAAAGCATTGAGTATTCCACTTATGATGGACGGGATCGGCGAACTGGATATTCAAGTCATGATTTCTTAG
- a CDS encoding SDR family NAD(P)-dependent oxidoreductase, protein MLENKVIVVTGASSGIGAITAEMLSNEGAYVVLAGRSEERLKEVGSRMKGPYELVLLDVRDAEQVKIVFDQIHQKHGRVDVLLNNAGYGIFESFTDTSQEQFEDMMNVNYMGIVRCTQAVLPGMLQRKSGQIVNVASMAGKIGTAKSTAYSATKHAVLGLTNSLRQELRGTGITVSAVNPGPIDTPFFSLADPSGGYVKNVGWFMMKAEYVSRRIVKLIHKHKEEIDLPRLAGAGIRLYHLFPRLADRLSYRWMNKK, encoded by the coding sequence ATGCTTGAGAACAAAGTGATTGTTGTTACGGGAGCATCCAGCGGCATTGGTGCGATTACCGCTGAGATGTTGTCGAATGAGGGGGCTTATGTGGTTCTCGCAGGCCGGTCGGAAGAACGCTTAAAAGAGGTTGGTAGCCGGATGAAAGGTCCTTATGAGCTGGTGTTGCTCGACGTACGGGATGCAGAACAGGTAAAGATTGTATTTGATCAGATACATCAAAAACACGGCAGAGTAGATGTTCTTCTGAATAATGCCGGTTACGGGATTTTTGAGTCGTTTACGGACACCTCACAGGAACAGTTTGAAGATATGATGAATGTAAATTATATGGGTATTGTTCGATGTACGCAGGCTGTTCTGCCTGGTATGCTGCAGCGAAAGAGTGGACAAATCGTTAATGTTGCTTCGATGGCCGGAAAGATCGGTACAGCTAAGTCAACAGCGTACTCTGCAACCAAGCACGCGGTTCTCGGTTTGACGAATTCACTGCGCCAAGAGCTCCGGGGGACTGGAATTACCGTTTCAGCGGTAAACCCGGGGCCGATTGATACACCGTTTTTTTCACTCGCCGATCCGAGCGGCGGTTATGTGAAAAACGTAGGCTGGTTTATGATGAAGGCGGAATATGTTTCCCGGCGCATTGTCAAGTTGATACATAAACACAAGGAAGAGATTGATCTTCCACGTCTGGCTGGTGCCGGTATAAGGCTTTATCATTTGTTTCCGCGCCTAGCTGATCGCCTGTCTTACCGATGGATGAACAAAAAATAA
- a CDS encoding DEAD/DEAH box helicase translates to MTSTTFMTLGIAEDLATRLGEFGIHTPSPVQAEAIPQVLEGKDVLATSQTGTGKTLAYLLPVLQSIDPDSKTVQKVILAPTQELAIQIVREGERYGEQRGIGVLGLIGGASAKRQLEKLKLHPQLIVGTPGRVRELIEIKKLKMHAVTTIVIDEVDQVFNLGAAGDVERILRSAMRDRQLVFLSATVSPETAALVKREMDRPVEIGIDPELRTPSALEHYYFVSEDRDRIDMVRRVVRHYKPERAIVFVNTTADLGEVEAKLNFSGLNAAALYGDADKMTRSRVLNAFREGRTQLLVASDVAARGLDIEGLGMVINYDPPIDSEHYTHRAGRTGRMGRSGMVISIVTDRQTFIMRKFNRELGISIEEKAMFGGKVRSARVSASGVGRSPRESSVEGAGREKTARQSPGRPEKTSRKTDTRSSVGKVSQERQSERERDRKNKGAPKWLKNKPPRG, encoded by the coding sequence ATGACTTCTACTACATTTATGACGCTCGGCATTGCCGAGGATTTGGCCACCCGCTTGGGTGAGTTTGGAATACATACGCCTTCTCCGGTACAGGCTGAGGCGATTCCGCAAGTGCTGGAGGGTAAAGACGTTCTGGCAACTTCCCAGACAGGAACCGGCAAGACCTTAGCGTATTTGCTGCCTGTACTGCAGAGCATTGATCCCGATAGCAAAACCGTTCAGAAAGTGATTCTGGCGCCGACCCAGGAGCTTGCAATCCAGATTGTGCGAGAGGGCGAGCGATACGGGGAACAGAGAGGCATTGGTGTGCTTGGTCTTATTGGGGGAGCATCGGCAAAACGTCAGCTGGAAAAGCTGAAGCTGCATCCTCAGCTGATTGTAGGTACGCCGGGCCGGGTGCGTGAGCTGATTGAAATTAAAAAGCTCAAAATGCACGCCGTCACCACCATCGTCATCGACGAAGTGGACCAGGTATTTAATCTCGGAGCGGCAGGCGACGTGGAACGGATTTTGCGGAGCGCAATGCGCGATCGCCAACTCGTCTTTCTGTCGGCTACTGTCAGTCCGGAAACGGCTGCATTGGTTAAGCGGGAAATGGACCGGCCGGTCGAGATCGGTATCGATCCTGAGCTGCGGACGCCTTCAGCGCTGGAACACTACTATTTTGTGAGCGAAGACCGTGACCGGATCGATATGGTGCGGCGCGTTGTCCGCCATTATAAACCAGAGCGGGCCATTGTGTTTGTGAATACAACGGCTGATCTTGGCGAAGTTGAGGCCAAGTTGAATTTTTCGGGTCTTAATGCTGCGGCTTTATATGGTGATGCGGATAAAATGACACGTAGCCGGGTGCTGAACGCCTTCCGCGAAGGCCGCACACAGCTGCTCGTAGCGAGTGACGTGGCGGCAAGAGGACTTGATATCGAGGGTCTTGGTATGGTCATTAATTATGATCCTCCGATAGACTCCGAGCATTACACTCACCGTGCTGGTCGGACCGGACGGATGGGGCGCAGCGGTATGGTCATTTCCATCGTAACCGATCGGCAAACGTTTATTATGCGTAAATTTAACCGTGAGCTGGGTATTTCGATTGAGGAAAAGGCGATGTTCGGTGGTAAGGTGCGGTCCGCAAGGGTATCTGCTTCCGGTGTCGGACGTTCTCCGCGTGAAAGCTCTGTTGAGGGTGCGGGCAGAGAGAAAACAGCTCGTCAGAGCCCCGGGAGACCAGAGAAGACTTCCAGAAAGACCGATACCCGGAGTTCAGTGGGCAAGGTCTCACAAGAACGGCAGAGTGAGCGGGAGCGTGACCGCAAGAACAAAGGCGCGCCAAAATGGCTGAAGAACAAGCCTCCACGCGGATAA
- a CDS encoding ABC transporter ATP-binding protein encodes MKENSVLSVQGLSGGYSLNRPVLHEISFNVKPGEMVGLIGLNGAGKSTTMKHILGLMKSQKGEIRVQGQTREENAEAYHGALAFVPESPLLYEEMTVREHLEFTARSYGVSREEYERRAEQLSSMFRMEDKMDSLSAHLSKGMRQKVMIMCAFVARPSLYIIDEPFLGLDPLGIRSLLDFMLELKATGSSVLLSSHILSTIENYCDRFIVLHQGKIIAQGTLQEVAEQAGKPGLPLEELFYALIQGGNGG; translated from the coding sequence ATGAAGGAGAATTCGGTATTGTCCGTCCAAGGATTAAGCGGGGGGTATAGCTTGAACCGCCCTGTGCTTCATGAGATCTCTTTTAACGTCAAGCCAGGAGAAATGGTGGGGCTGATTGGACTAAACGGGGCGGGCAAGAGCACGACGATGAAGCATATACTTGGGCTTATGAAATCGCAAAAAGGTGAGATCCGGGTCCAAGGTCAAACACGGGAAGAGAACGCCGAGGCTTATCATGGCGCGCTGGCCTTTGTGCCGGAGTCACCGCTCCTTTACGAGGAGATGACAGTGAGGGAGCATCTTGAATTTACGGCAAGATCGTACGGTGTTTCCCGTGAAGAGTATGAGCGTCGTGCTGAACAGCTATCCAGCATGTTTCGTATGGAGGATAAGATGGACAGCTTGTCGGCCCATCTATCCAAGGGAATGCGGCAAAAGGTCATGATTATGTGCGCCTTTGTCGCAAGACCATCACTATACATAATAGATGAGCCATTTTTGGGACTCGATCCGCTCGGTATCCGCTCGCTGCTTGACTTTATGCTCGAGCTTAAGGCAACGGGTTCTTCGGTGCTCCTCAGCTCACATATTTTGTCTACCATTGAGAATTATTGTGACCGGTTTATCGTCCTGCACCAAGGAAAAATCATCGCACAAGGAACGCTTCAGGAAGTGGCCGAGCAGGCCGGGAAGCCGGGACTTCCTCTCGAAGAGCTGTTCTATGCTCTCATTCAAGGTGGGAATGGCGGATGA
- a CDS encoding ABC transporter permease, translating into MNLRELYAKRRSQFWGEVLPYLGYVIQSGVAVVFLFVLIAFSAWYTSLVQNIPPEFPTRWIMLAVLFPLTVNSSVRTYLQHADTVFLLPQESRMNQYFSKGWVGGSIYKIAGMILVVLTLWPLYIRSDLFHKPLMATILVLIGLKLLSSYGSWKELSMTSRGSAAAYRALRWAVIGLTIASWLWYPSLRSLIFIILIGAAYFASLTIPAKHSVAWERLIQVEKRQAGRVMMVLSWFVNVPQREQRVYARKWLSRSGRGIPWRKDTAYRYLLVKSLVRSDIFGILIRVGVLGALLVWWTRDSFASSAVYLVSLMIAGLQLSSLRKLHHESFWLHVYPLPEGTRRVNEVKLVFQVQLLWAVLMWLPLLASLTITPGLVLGTGVCGVMVVILFRFAAMRRGRKEDEDDDL; encoded by the coding sequence ATGAACCTACGGGAGTTATATGCCAAAAGACGAAGTCAATTCTGGGGTGAGGTTCTACCTTATCTCGGATACGTCATTCAAAGTGGTGTAGCGGTTGTCTTTTTGTTTGTGCTCATTGCCTTTTCGGCTTGGTACACCTCGTTAGTACAGAATATCCCGCCGGAATTTCCGACAAGGTGGATTATGCTTGCTGTTCTTTTCCCGTTGACGGTAAATAGCAGTGTCCGGACGTATCTTCAACATGCGGATACCGTGTTTCTTTTGCCACAGGAATCAAGAATGAATCAGTATTTCTCCAAGGGCTGGGTAGGAGGAAGCATATACAAAATAGCCGGAATGATCCTTGTGGTGCTCACCTTATGGCCGCTCTACATACGAAGTGATCTGTTTCATAAGCCGCTGATGGCTACCATTCTTGTGCTCATCGGTCTGAAACTTCTATCCAGCTATGGAAGTTGGAAGGAGCTGAGCATGACCTCACGGGGTTCTGCTGCTGCTTACCGAGCGCTGAGGTGGGCTGTTATTGGACTCACCATAGCATCTTGGCTATGGTATCCGAGTTTGCGAAGTCTAATATTTATAATTCTGATCGGTGCGGCCTACTTCGCATCCTTGACTATTCCGGCGAAGCATTCGGTAGCCTGGGAGCGGCTCATTCAAGTGGAAAAAAGGCAAGCGGGCCGGGTAATGATGGTACTGAGCTGGTTTGTCAATGTTCCTCAGCGGGAACAGCGGGTGTATGCCCGGAAATGGCTGTCCCGCTCTGGACGAGGGATTCCTTGGCGTAAAGATACGGCTTATCGCTACTTGCTGGTTAAAAGCTTAGTCCGCAGTGATATCTTTGGCATTCTGATCCGTGTAGGTGTTCTCGGAGCATTGCTTGTCTGGTGGACACGCGATAGTTTTGCCTCAAGTGCCGTTTATTTGGTCAGCTTGATGATAGCCGGTCTGCAGCTCTCGTCTCTACGCAAACTTCATCATGAATCCTTCTGGTTACATGTATATCCTCTGCCGGAAGGTACGCGTCGGGTTAACGAGGTGAAGCTCGTGTTCCAGGTACAGCTGTTATGGGCGGTACTCATGTGGCTTCCGCTGCTTGCTTCACTTACGATAACACCGGGACTCGTACTTGGAACGGGCGTTTGTGGGGTTATGGTCGTTATCTTGTTCCGTTTCGCGGCCATGAGAAGGGGGCGCAAGGAAGACGAAGACGACGATTTATAG
- a CDS encoding YjcZ family sporulation protein encodes MGAVEETRCGYGGYGGFGGCSSVGTILVLFILLVIILSACWI; translated from the coding sequence ATGGGGGCAGTTGAAGAAACAAGATGTGGATACGGCGGATATGGCGGATTCGGCGGATGCTCAAGCGTAGGAACCATTCTGGTACTCTTTATCCTTCTCGTCATCATCCTAAGTGCTTGCTGGATATAA
- a CDS encoding aminotransferase class I/II-fold pyridoxal phosphate-dependent enzyme, whose protein sequence is MNPLAGQLNESIKAGSPHVYDMLSNLGREIYFPKEGILSQSAEASSHAKKYNATIGIATEGGIPMHLGVIQDKLSAFQPKDLYSYAPPAGKPELRSVWRNKMIQENPSLEGKSFSNPVVTNALTHGLSIVADLFVNEGDAVVYPDKNWENYELTFGIRRHGVTVNYPLFTEDMKFNAAGLREALLSQKDKGKAIVLLNFPNNPTGYTPGAEEGEAIIAAILEAAEAGVNVVAVTDDAYFGLFFEDSLKESLFGRLADLHPRVLAVKIDGATKEEFVWGFRVGFITYAGENKDVLSALEQKTLGIIRATISSGSHPSQTFVLDALKSPEFETQKHEKFNIMKGRANKVKSLLDSGKYGDVWEYYPFNSGYFMCLKLNDVSAEELRTHLIHEYGVGTIALGEHDLRIAFSCIEEEHLEDLFDLVYKGIQDLKQA, encoded by the coding sequence ATGAACCCATTGGCTGGACAATTGAACGAAAGCATCAAAGCAGGAAGTCCTCATGTGTATGACATGCTGTCTAATCTTGGAAGAGAAATTTATTTTCCTAAAGAAGGCATTCTTAGTCAATCGGCGGAAGCGTCAAGTCATGCCAAAAAATATAACGCCACGATCGGTATTGCCACAGAAGGCGGAATCCCGATGCATCTGGGAGTCATTCAAGATAAACTGTCGGCTTTTCAGCCGAAGGATCTTTACAGTTATGCCCCACCTGCAGGAAAACCTGAACTGCGTTCCGTATGGCGAAACAAGATGATCCAGGAAAATCCGTCTCTTGAAGGTAAAAGCTTTAGTAACCCCGTTGTTACCAACGCTCTAACCCATGGACTGAGCATCGTTGCGGACTTGTTTGTGAATGAAGGCGATGCAGTCGTATATCCGGATAAGAACTGGGAGAACTATGAGCTCACCTTCGGCATCCGTCGTCATGGTGTTACCGTGAACTACCCTCTATTCACAGAAGACATGAAATTTAATGCTGCGGGCCTTCGCGAAGCGCTCCTAAGCCAGAAGGACAAAGGCAAAGCCATCGTGCTTCTGAACTTCCCGAACAATCCGACAGGGTATACGCCAGGGGCTGAAGAAGGCGAAGCGATCATCGCTGCTATTCTGGAAGCTGCTGAAGCTGGTGTCAACGTCGTTGCCGTAACAGATGACGCGTACTTCGGTCTGTTCTTCGAAGATTCACTTAAAGAATCTCTCTTCGGACGTCTTGCTGATCTTCATCCACGTGTGCTGGCCGTGAAGATCGACGGAGCCACCAAGGAAGAATTCGTATGGGGCTTCCGCGTCGGTTTTATAACTTACGCAGGAGAAAACAAAGACGTGTTGTCCGCCCTAGAGCAGAAAACACTCGGAATCATTCGCGCAACGATCTCAAGCGGCTCCCATCCTTCCCAGACCTTTGTGCTTGATGCGCTGAAGTCGCCGGAGTTTGAAACGCAGAAACATGAGAAGTTCAATATTATGAAAGGCCGTGCGAACAAGGTCAAATCTCTTCTCGATAGCGGTAAATACGGTGATGTATGGGAATACTACCCGTTCAACTCCGGATATTTCATGTGTCTTAAGCTGAACGACGTTTCAGCTGAAGAGCTCCGCACACATCTGATTCATGAATATGGCGTCGGAACCATCGCCTTGGGTGAACATGATCTCCGGATTGCCTTCTCCTGTATCGAAGAGGAACATCTGGAAGACCTGTTTGACCTTGTATACAAAGGCATTCAGGACCTGAAACAAGCTTAA
- a CDS encoding pyridoxamine 5'-phosphate oxidase family protein, giving the protein MRRNEFMVEDPKEVEQFLAEMSFGFLGTVDESGCPRVTPLNFVFVEGAFYFHGSQAGEKMDHLFQNPKVSFSVADEYALIPSYFSNPDMACPATAFFKSVTASGDAVVVQDLEEKARALGAFMLKLQPEGGYDPINAEDPRYVPQLKGVALIKLVPSKMSAKFKFGQNLKKRRMDKVLDGLKNRDENRDTLTAELICKYHPSTPEA; this is encoded by the coding sequence ATGCGAAGAAATGAGTTTATGGTGGAGGATCCAAAGGAAGTTGAACAATTTTTAGCGGAGATGAGCTTTGGGTTTCTAGGTACCGTTGATGAATCAGGCTGTCCACGAGTCACTCCTCTAAATTTCGTGTTTGTGGAAGGCGCTTTTTATTTTCATGGAAGTCAGGCCGGGGAGAAGATGGATCACCTGTTTCAAAATCCCAAAGTCAGTTTCAGTGTAGCGGATGAATACGCGCTGATTCCGTCTTATTTCTCCAATCCCGACATGGCCTGCCCGGCCACCGCATTTTTCAAAAGTGTTACCGCCAGCGGAGATGCCGTTGTTGTACAAGATCTCGAGGAAAAAGCAAGGGCTCTGGGCGCTTTTATGCTCAAGCTTCAGCCTGAAGGAGGGTATGATCCGATTAACGCCGAAGATCCACGTTATGTTCCTCAGTTAAAGGGGGTTGCCTTGATCAAGCTGGTTCCGTCCAAGATGTCGGCCAAGTTCAAATTCGGGCAAAACTTAAAAAAACGCAGGATGGACAAAGTCCTGGACGGTCTGAAAAACCGTGATGAGAACCGAGATACCCTTACAGCTGAGCTGATATGCAAATACCATCCTTCCACGCCTGAAGCATGA